A stretch of Planococcus citri chromosome 5, ihPlaCitr1.1, whole genome shotgun sequence DNA encodes these proteins:
- the LOC135848444 gene encoding uncharacterized protein LOC135848444 isoform X1 has translation MDNEKKIMMDTIRDMFNGTFDEDILESVLEQRGWDTDRALDDLMVMAQGCTFEIPVDDFIETDPHSQPKDRPSTNSVSDYITQNGGGGISDEKEESENEIIVVDEEEFCLTGDSESDDAKSATLKPLNTDQPSSSKPSYANVAQKNPPVYSQISQIKPPAILYQGYTSFDRIKRTRDSIERVKLFVREKSKIMIILRGCAGSGKSSLAKKILTCCGLESKNPYWYIHSTDNYFHLNNMGTYQHDSTKLGNAHSWNQKNVLYVIHEGLTPVIIDNTNTKIWEMEAYARMAVCAGYEIEVIEPDTPWAFQIAKLMQKCIHQISVESMRMMLARYDYNVSPSLLLKSFHLEYSPDNTPPQTGTTELTNPSLVSLFEDLYNTIHVFPKQLKKLRKQQRPSRKARRKQRELEDQQLDELVQSIENCGQQNDGEDSTQDENDIDLDNEILQSFAKRNLALGANETTSDSDKTYDDESGESVISGVDDESPDHSGDESDDAENDSDESDSSDESDSSAEATENDMDESETVPVDHTDEEPEPEQKNQQIESNKSDMKCVNSIIDSFKNPANLDENELSVEINPSNKNKFSNRLYDMLSQTTPRLKCFENFHDDLIDDLEGDHIADVSDPALIQNVTKLIDEDSDSKTEPVQDSVDSVWKQISISDSLPCTSIVANILNNALKPLEKSICSDNTLNELATVTDIPRLITPDEEPIPSITKETSPNDLDDRLSTVSNIIDSNRTSVESFHDAEESLNSSFASPEVTVIYNEPEKKFNETKSNKSLKNINAAAASCAEDDRNSLLNEARKLTGSVESDTSLSYRNNLNDGDDSVAENYTDQVISSSKFKPIGDEVSSSNVMLRNVIENDLWGNSFEDNANTVGTDGNRCPSENSDENSDYGSNSSSSDELKFTDIHNSANRFVNNDIRDAVTGEKKKQNVNVAIKNKNTIVTVASEEDNEAGHPTWSVDSTVELNTLKERILVNSLDKVFGQKSSPSAAEDQDTEEGELRPVNLSRKSSSTGATFQLIENKLNEVSDKNIERDQDEAATVPPRDEQNAESSSKFWSQWMKGDSWDAKESSESKDPSKSTEAKAPRPKNASADSPSKQKNTDISHSIRLVNDIKNADKNKILGQKLKTTNFEPLMNDYFKYRSYPNSEDSMFGLPVAYDGKFKNILHDSPKETSPYYGINTLPKKLNEENSDPEDRIKPSGSWSLSDDSSDNDSTRDAFKRDSTSKLDSDSEQPKPIRRTPGKRPEEKPSVFVDELVRRWKNIAVEETPPDYDKILKWSPVNDVVDIVDWNMEDNKLPVKISNCTKPQRPSSGQSKVNYFLPEDILNAKRDSFTNTGTDNFTEEDQCRVARCREINGNRDVLEIPSNDLNTNCEKSTMTEGSCYTVKVKPIREDLSNMFPEEMADTILDLYEKCNGNMDWIIEILMEDGYSPSDDQLEYLSSLQNVVNYDVSIDFVARDKDKPANEKKKNKSNGNGGKNNRRNNNHLDESLTESPKKIKKKKTDSRDANKPPSKFDFEEYYTNESPFNVEPTDEDVSEGSVDLFLDATMVQQLIGFFGNPTVYSLNDCQPVIKLPISLARQIHASLFESVIDQAEKNEFLINQLAEDELITEDPQNIEDSSKVTENDMMEVENSLFDVINSDVAKSSNNEDSFASKLSLDLLLKSFPTVDPAFVHTTFKANNFNYYDTKKVLSQMSPEVATNLTFNLNDKARLVDRIKTNNDVPLFEPATATTSLARNEILEQVNSYRDDAAFNYEQWQKFNEQLKTALQRKRYGVAPYYRELMSAFKQKYEDANANAAAVLINSCCKDNSNVIDLHFFKVTEALRALDIFLDHHIARLSNTGRAKTTLYIITGRGAGNFGGVSLLQPPIKSRLKKRNIEFEVQPYNTGLVVAVVRKSSPLTNDL, from the exons ATGgataacgagaaaaaaataatgatggatACCATACGAGATATGTTTAATGGAACATTCGATGAAGATATTTTAGAATCTGTACTGGAGCAGCGTGGTTGGGATA CTGATCGAGCACTGGACGATTTGATGGTTATGGCTCAAGGATGCACTTTCGAAATACCAGTCGATGATTTCATAGAAACTGATCCTCATTCTCAACCGAAGGATAGACCATCTACCAACTCTGTATCCGATTACATTACTCAAAATGGCGGTGGTGGCATTAGCGACGAAAAGGAggaaagtgaaaatgaaataatcgtAGTCGACGAGGAAGAATTTTGTCTGACAGGTGATTCGGAATCGGATGATGCGAAATCAGCGACACTAAAACCGCTCAATACTGATCAACCTTCGTCTTCCAAGCCATCTTACGCTAACGTGGCTCAAAAAAATCCACCCGTTTATTCCCAAATATCGCAAATCAAACCACCGGCTATTCTATATCAAGGGTATACTTCGTTCGATCGAATCAAACGTACTCGAGATTCGATCGAACGAGTCAAACTGTTCGTTcgcgaaaaatccaaaataatgatTATTTTACGAGGTTGCGCCGGTAGTGGAAAAAGCTCTCTGGCTAAAAAGATACTAACTTGTTGCGGTTTAGAGTCTAAAAATCCATACTGGTATATTCATTCGACCGATAATTATTTCCATCTTAATAATATGGGTACTTATCAACACGATTCGACTAAACTGGGTAATGCTCATTCGTGGAATCAGAAAAACGTCTTGTACGTTATTCACGAAGGTCTCACTCCGGTCATTATCGATAACACTAATACGAAAATCTGGGAGATGGAAGCGTACGCTAGGATGGCTGTCTGCGCTGGTTACGAAATCGAGGTTATCGAACCAGATACTCCTTGGGCTTTTCAAATAGCCAAGTTGATGCAAAAGTGTATCCATCAGATTTCCGTCGAAAGCATGAGAATGATGCTAGCTCGGTACGATTATAACGTTAGTCCGTCCTTGTTACTGAAATCGTTTCATTTAGAATACAGCCCCGATAATACTCCCCCTCAAACCGGAACTACCGAGTTAACAAACCCGTCATTAGTATCGTTATTCGAAGATTTATACAATACAATCCACGTCTTCCCGAAACAACTAAAGAAACTGCGCAAACAACAACGCCCTAGTCGTAAAGCCCGAAGGAAGCAACGCGAATTAGAAGACCAACAACTCGACGAGCTTGTCCAGTCAATTGAAAACTGCGGCCAACAAAACGATGGCGAAGATTCGACTCAAGATGAAAATGATATAGATCTAGATAACGAAATACTCCAATCATTCGCCAAAAGGAATCTGGCCCTTGGTGCCAACGAAACTACATCAGACTCGGATAAAACCTACGACGACGAGTCGGGCGAATCGGTCATCTCCGGAGTCGATGATGAATCGCCCGATCACTCGGGCGATGAATCAGATGACGCTGAGAACGATAGCGACGAATCGGATTCATCCGATGAATCAGATTCGTCAGCCGAAGCGACCGAAAATGATATGGACGAAAGCGAAACCGTACCTGTTGATCATACAGACGAAGAACCCGAACCTGAACAGAAAAACCAACAGATTGAGTCGAACAAAAGTGATATGAAATGCGTCAATTCGATCATCGACAGTTTTAAAAACCCTGCCAATTTAGACGAAAATGAACTCAGCGTTGAAATTAATCCCTctaacaaaaataaattctctAATCGTCTCTACGACATGTTATCCCAAACTACCCCCAGGCTAAAATGTTTCGAGAATTTTCACGATGATTTGATCGATGATCTAGAAGGAGATCATATCGCCGATGTTAGCGATCCTGCTCTTATACAAAATGTTACTAAACTTATCGACGAAGATTCAGATTCCAAAACTGAACCGGTTCAGGACTCGGTGGACTCGGTTTGGAAACAAATCTCTATTTCTGATTCACTTCCTTGTACATCGATCGTAGCAAATATCCTGAATAACGCTTTGAAACCGTTAGAAAAATCTATTTGCTCCGATAACACTCTCAATGAATTAGCTACAGTTACAGATATACCCAGGTTGATTACTCCAGACGAAGAGCCAATCCCATCAATCACGAAAGAAACCTCTCCCAATGACCTAGACGATCGTCTTTCTACGGTTTCAAATATAATCGATAGTAATAGAACTTCAGTCGAATCATTTCACGATGCTGAAGAATCCCTCAATAGTAGTTTCGCGTCACCCGAGGTCACCGTAATATACAACGAAccggagaaaaaattcaacgaaacaAAATCCAAtaagagtttgaaaaatataaacgcAGCAGCTGCATCTTGTGCGGAAGATGATCGAAACTCGTTACTAAACGAAGCTAGAAAACTGACCGGTAGCGTCGAATCGGATACTTCGCTATCGTATCGGAATAATTTGAACGATGGCGACGATTCGGTCGCTGAGAATTACACCGATCAAGTAATCAGTAGCAGTAAATTTAAACCAATCGGGGACGAGGTTTCTTCGTCCAATGTAATGCTTAGAAACGTAATTGAAAACGATCTATGGGGTAATAGTTTCGAAGATAACGCGAATACAGTTGGTACCGATGGTAACAGATGTCCTTCGGAGAACTCCGATGAAAACTCAGACTACGGAAGTAACTCCAGTTCATCGGACGAGCTCAAGTTTACCGATATTCACAACAGTGCAAATCGGTTCGTAAATAACGATATTAGAGACGCTGTAACCGGtgagaaaaagaaacaaaacgtTAACGTTGcgataaagaataaaaatacaattgtAACCGTAGCCTCTGAAGAAGATAACGAGGCTGGCCATCCTACATGGAGTGTTGATTCGACCGTTGAATTGAATACCCTGAAGGAACGAATCCTGGTGAATAGTTTAGATAAAGTGTTCGGGCAAAAGTCATCACCTTCTGCGGCCGAAGACCAAGACACAGAAGAGGGTGAACTGAGACCAGTGAACTTGTCTCGCAAGTCTTCGTCGACTGGAGCCACGTTCCAATTGATAGAGAATAAACTGAACGAGGTATCTGATAAAAATATTGAACGTGATCAGGACGAGGCTGCGACCGTACCTCCTCGCGATGAACAGAATGCCGAGAGTAGTAGCAAGTTTTGGAGTCAGTGGATGAAGGGTGATAGTTGGGATGCGAAAGAATCCAGTGAATCGAAAGATCCAAGCAAGAGTACTGAAGCTAAAGCTCCTCGTCCCAAAAACGCATCGGCTGATAGTCCGAGCAAACAGAAGAATACAGATATTTCGCATAGTATTAGATTAGTCAACGATATCAAGAATGcagacaaaaataaaatactag gtcaaaaactaaaaaccacCAATTTCGAGCCGCTCATGAACGATTACTTCAAATACCGAAGCTACCCGAACTCCGAAGACTCAATGTTCGGCTTACCGGTAGCTTACGACggtaaattcaaaaacatcCTGCACGATTCGCCCAAAGAAACTTCACCCTACTACGGTATCAACACACTGCCGAAGAAACTCAACGAAGAAAATTCCGATCCTGAAGACCGAATTAAACCATCCGGTTCATGGAGCTTATCAGACGACTCATCCGATAACGATTCCACTCGTGACGCTTTCAAACGTGACTCAACTTCTAAACTAGACTCAGACTCCGAACAACCCAAACCAATCCGTCGAACACCAGGCAAACGACCCGAAGAAAAACCTTCGGTATTCGTTGACGAACTGGTTCGCAGATGGAAGAATATAGCCGTGGAAGAGACACCGCCAGACTAcgataaaattctaaaatggaGTCCGGTCAACGACGTAGTCGATATAGTCGACTGGAACATGGAAGATAACAAGTTACCGGTCAAAATAAGCAATTGCACGAAACCGCAACGTCCCTCCAGTGGTCAATCCAAGGTGAATTATTTCCTACCCGAAGACATACTTAATGCTAAACGTGATAGTTTCACCAATACCGGAACTGACAATTTCACCGAAGAGGATCAGTGCAGAGTGGCTCGTTGCAGAGAAATCAATGGTAATCGAGATGTCCTTGAAATACCTTCAAACGATTTGAATACGAACTGCGAAAAAAGCACCATGACCGAAGGCAGCTGTTATACTGTTAAAGTTAAACCCATCAGGGAAGATTTATCAAACATGTTCCCCGAAGAGATGGCTGATACTATACTAGACTTGTACGAAAAATGTAACGGAAATATGGATTGGATTATCGAGATTCTAATGGAAGATGGATACTCGCCGAGTGATGACCAGCTCGAGTATTTGAGTTCGTTGCAGAATGTCGTCAATTACGATGTTTCTATTGACTTCGTTGCCAGAGATAAAG atAAACCCGCtaacgaaaagaagaaaaacaaatcgaaCGGCAACGGTGGCAAAAACAATCGTCGCAATAATAATCATTTGGATGAAAGTTTAACCGAGTcgcctaaaaaaatcaaaaagaagaaaactgaTTCCAGAGACGCAAACAAACCACCTTCAAAATTCGACTTCGAAGAATATTACACCAACGAATCGCCATTTAACGTTGAACCAACCGATGAAGATGTTAGCGAAGGAAGCGTCGATTTATTCTTGGATGCGACCATGGTGCAGCAGTtgattggattttttggaaacccAACCGTGTATAGTTTGAATG ATTGCCAACCAGTTATCAAATTACCTATTTCGTTGGCTCGTCAGATTCACGCCTCTTTATTCGAAAGTGTCATCGatcaagcagaaaaaaatgaatttttaatcaaccaATTAGCAGAAG ATGAATTAATCACAGAAGATCCTCAGAATATAGAAGATTCGTCAAAAGTTACAGAAAACGATATGATGGAGGTGGAAAATTCACTCTTTGACGTTATCAAC agcGATGTAGCAAAATCGTCCAATAATGAAGATTCCTTCGCCTCGAAATTATCGTTAGATTTATTACTAAAATCATTCCCAACCGTCGATCCAGCTTTCGTTCATACGACTTTTAAagcaaataatttcaattattac GATACGAAAAAAGTCCTGAGTCAAATGTCGCCCGAAGTCGCAACCAATTTAACATTCAATTTGAACGACAAAGCGCGTCTAGTCGATCGAATTAAAACCAACAACGACGTACCG CTATTTGAACCCGCCACCGCAACCACTTCGTTAGCCCGCAACGAAATACTCGAACAGGTGAACAGCTACCGAGACGATGCCGCCTTCAATTACGAACAATGGCAAAAATTCAACGAACAGCTGAAAACCGCTCTTCAACGCAAACGCTACGGTGTCGCTCCTTATTACCGAGAATTA ATGAGCGCGTTTAAGCAAAAATACGAAGATGCCAACGCCAACGCCGCCGCCGTACTTATTAACTCGTGTTGTAAGGACAACTCCAACGTTATCGATTTACATTTCTTCAAAGTTACCGAAGCATTGAGAGCATTGGATATATTCTTGGATCATCATATTGCCCGTTTATCCAATACCGGTCGAGCGAAAACAACGCTATATATTATCACCGGTAGAGGAGCTGGAAATTTCGGCGGAGTTTCCCTGCTGCAGCCTCCTATCAAGAGTAGACTCAAAAAGAGAAATATCGAATT TGAGGTTCAGCCTTACAATACTGGATTAGTAGTCGCGGTAGTACGAAAAAGTTCGCCTCTGACTAACGATTTGTGA
- the LOC135848444 gene encoding uncharacterized protein LOC135848444 isoform X2 codes for MDNEKKIMMDTIRDMFNGTFDEDILESVLEQRGWDTDRALDDLMVMAQGCTFEIPVDDFIETDPHSQPKDRPSTNSVSDYITQNGGGGISDEKEESENEIIVVDEEEFCLTGDSESDDAKSATLKPLNTDQPSSSKPSYANVAQKNPPVYSQISQIKPPAILYQGYTSFDRIKRTRDSIERVKLFVREKSKIMIILRGCAGSGKSSLAKKILTCCGLESKNPYWYIHSTDNYFHLNNMGTYQHDSTKLGNAHSWNQKNVLYVIHEGLTPVIIDNTNTKIWEMEAYARMAVCAGYEIEVIEPDTPWAFQIAKLMQKCIHQISVESMRMMLARYDYNVSPSLLLKSFHLEYSPDNTPPQTGTTELTNPSLVSLFEDLYNTIHVFPKQLKKLRKQQRPSRKARRKQRELEDQQLDELVQSIENCGQQNDGEDSTQDENDIDLDNEILQSFAKRNLALGANETTSDSDKTYDDESGESVISGVDDESPDHSGDESDDAENDSDESDSSDESDSSAEATENDMDESETVPVDHTDEEPEPEQKNQQIESNKSDMKCVNSIIDSFKNPANLDENELSVEINPSNKNKFSNRLYDMLSQTTPRLKCFENFHDDLIDDLEGDHIADVSDPALIQNVTKLIDEDSDSKTEPVQDSVDSVWKQISISDSLPCTSIVANILNNALKPLEKSICSDNTLNELATVTDIPRLITPDEEPIPSITKETSPNDLDDRLSTVSNIIDSNRTSVESFHDAEESLNSSFASPEVTVIYNEPEKKFNETKSNKSLKNINAAAASCAEDDRNSLLNEARKLTGSVESDTSLSYRNNLNDGDDSVAENYTDQVISSSKFKPIGDEVSSSNVMLRNVIENDLWGNSFEDNANTVGTDGNRCPSENSDENSDYGSNSSSSDELKFTDIHNSANRFVNNDIRDAVTGEKKKQNVNVAIKNKNTIVTVASEEDNEAGHPTWSVDSTVELNTLKERILVNSLDKVFGQKSSPSAAEDQDTEEGELRPVNLSRKSSSTGATFQLIENKLNEVSDKNIERDQDEAATVPPRDEQNAESSSKFWSQWMKGDSWDAKESSESKDPSKSTEAKAPRPKNASADSPSKQKNTDISHSIRLVNDIKNADKNKILGQKLKTTNFEPLMNDYFKYRSYPNSEDSMFGLPVAYDGKFKNILHDSPKETSPYYGINTLPKKLNEENSDPEDRIKPSGSWSLSDDSSDNDSTRDAFKRDSTSKLDSDSEQPKPIRRTPGKRPEEKPSVFVDELVRRWKNIAVEETPPDYDKILKWSPVNDVVDIVDWNMEDNKLPVKISNCTKPQRPSSGQSKVNYFLPEDILNAKRDSFTNTGTDNFTEEDQCRVARCREINGNRDVLEIPSNDLNTNCEKSTMTEGSCYTVKVKPIREDLSNMFPEEMADTILDLYEKCNGNMDWIIEILMEDGYSPSDDQLEYLSSLQNVVNYDVSIDFVARDKDKPANEKKKNKSNGNGGKNNRRNNNHLDESLTESPKKIKKKKTDSRDANKPPSKFDFEEYYTNESPFNVEPTDEDVSEGSVDLFLDATMVQQLIGFFGNPTVYSLNDCQPVIKLPISLARQIHASLFESVIDQAEKNEFLINQLAEDELITEDPQNIEDSSKVTENDMMEVENSLFDVINSDVAKSSNNEDSFASKLSLDLLLKSFPTVDPAFVHTTFKANNFNYYDTKKVLSQMSPEVATNLTFNLNDKARLVDRIKTNNDVPLFEPATATTSLARNEILEQVNSYRDDAAFNYEQWQKFNEQLKTALQRKRYGVAPYYRELNSFFRM; via the exons ATGgataacgagaaaaaaataatgatggatACCATACGAGATATGTTTAATGGAACATTCGATGAAGATATTTTAGAATCTGTACTGGAGCAGCGTGGTTGGGATA CTGATCGAGCACTGGACGATTTGATGGTTATGGCTCAAGGATGCACTTTCGAAATACCAGTCGATGATTTCATAGAAACTGATCCTCATTCTCAACCGAAGGATAGACCATCTACCAACTCTGTATCCGATTACATTACTCAAAATGGCGGTGGTGGCATTAGCGACGAAAAGGAggaaagtgaaaatgaaataatcgtAGTCGACGAGGAAGAATTTTGTCTGACAGGTGATTCGGAATCGGATGATGCGAAATCAGCGACACTAAAACCGCTCAATACTGATCAACCTTCGTCTTCCAAGCCATCTTACGCTAACGTGGCTCAAAAAAATCCACCCGTTTATTCCCAAATATCGCAAATCAAACCACCGGCTATTCTATATCAAGGGTATACTTCGTTCGATCGAATCAAACGTACTCGAGATTCGATCGAACGAGTCAAACTGTTCGTTcgcgaaaaatccaaaataatgatTATTTTACGAGGTTGCGCCGGTAGTGGAAAAAGCTCTCTGGCTAAAAAGATACTAACTTGTTGCGGTTTAGAGTCTAAAAATCCATACTGGTATATTCATTCGACCGATAATTATTTCCATCTTAATAATATGGGTACTTATCAACACGATTCGACTAAACTGGGTAATGCTCATTCGTGGAATCAGAAAAACGTCTTGTACGTTATTCACGAAGGTCTCACTCCGGTCATTATCGATAACACTAATACGAAAATCTGGGAGATGGAAGCGTACGCTAGGATGGCTGTCTGCGCTGGTTACGAAATCGAGGTTATCGAACCAGATACTCCTTGGGCTTTTCAAATAGCCAAGTTGATGCAAAAGTGTATCCATCAGATTTCCGTCGAAAGCATGAGAATGATGCTAGCTCGGTACGATTATAACGTTAGTCCGTCCTTGTTACTGAAATCGTTTCATTTAGAATACAGCCCCGATAATACTCCCCCTCAAACCGGAACTACCGAGTTAACAAACCCGTCATTAGTATCGTTATTCGAAGATTTATACAATACAATCCACGTCTTCCCGAAACAACTAAAGAAACTGCGCAAACAACAACGCCCTAGTCGTAAAGCCCGAAGGAAGCAACGCGAATTAGAAGACCAACAACTCGACGAGCTTGTCCAGTCAATTGAAAACTGCGGCCAACAAAACGATGGCGAAGATTCGACTCAAGATGAAAATGATATAGATCTAGATAACGAAATACTCCAATCATTCGCCAAAAGGAATCTGGCCCTTGGTGCCAACGAAACTACATCAGACTCGGATAAAACCTACGACGACGAGTCGGGCGAATCGGTCATCTCCGGAGTCGATGATGAATCGCCCGATCACTCGGGCGATGAATCAGATGACGCTGAGAACGATAGCGACGAATCGGATTCATCCGATGAATCAGATTCGTCAGCCGAAGCGACCGAAAATGATATGGACGAAAGCGAAACCGTACCTGTTGATCATACAGACGAAGAACCCGAACCTGAACAGAAAAACCAACAGATTGAGTCGAACAAAAGTGATATGAAATGCGTCAATTCGATCATCGACAGTTTTAAAAACCCTGCCAATTTAGACGAAAATGAACTCAGCGTTGAAATTAATCCCTctaacaaaaataaattctctAATCGTCTCTACGACATGTTATCCCAAACTACCCCCAGGCTAAAATGTTTCGAGAATTTTCACGATGATTTGATCGATGATCTAGAAGGAGATCATATCGCCGATGTTAGCGATCCTGCTCTTATACAAAATGTTACTAAACTTATCGACGAAGATTCAGATTCCAAAACTGAACCGGTTCAGGACTCGGTGGACTCGGTTTGGAAACAAATCTCTATTTCTGATTCACTTCCTTGTACATCGATCGTAGCAAATATCCTGAATAACGCTTTGAAACCGTTAGAAAAATCTATTTGCTCCGATAACACTCTCAATGAATTAGCTACAGTTACAGATATACCCAGGTTGATTACTCCAGACGAAGAGCCAATCCCATCAATCACGAAAGAAACCTCTCCCAATGACCTAGACGATCGTCTTTCTACGGTTTCAAATATAATCGATAGTAATAGAACTTCAGTCGAATCATTTCACGATGCTGAAGAATCCCTCAATAGTAGTTTCGCGTCACCCGAGGTCACCGTAATATACAACGAAccggagaaaaaattcaacgaaacaAAATCCAAtaagagtttgaaaaatataaacgcAGCAGCTGCATCTTGTGCGGAAGATGATCGAAACTCGTTACTAAACGAAGCTAGAAAACTGACCGGTAGCGTCGAATCGGATACTTCGCTATCGTATCGGAATAATTTGAACGATGGCGACGATTCGGTCGCTGAGAATTACACCGATCAAGTAATCAGTAGCAGTAAATTTAAACCAATCGGGGACGAGGTTTCTTCGTCCAATGTAATGCTTAGAAACGTAATTGAAAACGATCTATGGGGTAATAGTTTCGAAGATAACGCGAATACAGTTGGTACCGATGGTAACAGATGTCCTTCGGAGAACTCCGATGAAAACTCAGACTACGGAAGTAACTCCAGTTCATCGGACGAGCTCAAGTTTACCGATATTCACAACAGTGCAAATCGGTTCGTAAATAACGATATTAGAGACGCTGTAACCGGtgagaaaaagaaacaaaacgtTAACGTTGcgataaagaataaaaatacaattgtAACCGTAGCCTCTGAAGAAGATAACGAGGCTGGCCATCCTACATGGAGTGTTGATTCGACCGTTGAATTGAATACCCTGAAGGAACGAATCCTGGTGAATAGTTTAGATAAAGTGTTCGGGCAAAAGTCATCACCTTCTGCGGCCGAAGACCAAGACACAGAAGAGGGTGAACTGAGACCAGTGAACTTGTCTCGCAAGTCTTCGTCGACTGGAGCCACGTTCCAATTGATAGAGAATAAACTGAACGAGGTATCTGATAAAAATATTGAACGTGATCAGGACGAGGCTGCGACCGTACCTCCTCGCGATGAACAGAATGCCGAGAGTAGTAGCAAGTTTTGGAGTCAGTGGATGAAGGGTGATAGTTGGGATGCGAAAGAATCCAGTGAATCGAAAGATCCAAGCAAGAGTACTGAAGCTAAAGCTCCTCGTCCCAAAAACGCATCGGCTGATAGTCCGAGCAAACAGAAGAATACAGATATTTCGCATAGTATTAGATTAGTCAACGATATCAAGAATGcagacaaaaataaaatactag gtcaaaaactaaaaaccacCAATTTCGAGCCGCTCATGAACGATTACTTCAAATACCGAAGCTACCCGAACTCCGAAGACTCAATGTTCGGCTTACCGGTAGCTTACGACggtaaattcaaaaacatcCTGCACGATTCGCCCAAAGAAACTTCACCCTACTACGGTATCAACACACTGCCGAAGAAACTCAACGAAGAAAATTCCGATCCTGAAGACCGAATTAAACCATCCGGTTCATGGAGCTTATCAGACGACTCATCCGATAACGATTCCACTCGTGACGCTTTCAAACGTGACTCAACTTCTAAACTAGACTCAGACTCCGAACAACCCAAACCAATCCGTCGAACACCAGGCAAACGACCCGAAGAAAAACCTTCGGTATTCGTTGACGAACTGGTTCGCAGATGGAAGAATATAGCCGTGGAAGAGACACCGCCAGACTAcgataaaattctaaaatggaGTCCGGTCAACGACGTAGTCGATATAGTCGACTGGAACATGGAAGATAACAAGTTACCGGTCAAAATAAGCAATTGCACGAAACCGCAACGTCCCTCCAGTGGTCAATCCAAGGTGAATTATTTCCTACCCGAAGACATACTTAATGCTAAACGTGATAGTTTCACCAATACCGGAACTGACAATTTCACCGAAGAGGATCAGTGCAGAGTGGCTCGTTGCAGAGAAATCAATGGTAATCGAGATGTCCTTGAAATACCTTCAAACGATTTGAATACGAACTGCGAAAAAAGCACCATGACCGAAGGCAGCTGTTATACTGTTAAAGTTAAACCCATCAGGGAAGATTTATCAAACATGTTCCCCGAAGAGATGGCTGATACTATACTAGACTTGTACGAAAAATGTAACGGAAATATGGATTGGATTATCGAGATTCTAATGGAAGATGGATACTCGCCGAGTGATGACCAGCTCGAGTATTTGAGTTCGTTGCAGAATGTCGTCAATTACGATGTTTCTATTGACTTCGTTGCCAGAGATAAAG atAAACCCGCtaacgaaaagaagaaaaacaaatcgaaCGGCAACGGTGGCAAAAACAATCGTCGCAATAATAATCATTTGGATGAAAGTTTAACCGAGTcgcctaaaaaaatcaaaaagaagaaaactgaTTCCAGAGACGCAAACAAACCACCTTCAAAATTCGACTTCGAAGAATATTACACCAACGAATCGCCATTTAACGTTGAACCAACCGATGAAGATGTTAGCGAAGGAAGCGTCGATTTATTCTTGGATGCGACCATGGTGCAGCAGTtgattggattttttggaaacccAACCGTGTATAGTTTGAATG ATTGCCAACCAGTTATCAAATTACCTATTTCGTTGGCTCGTCAGATTCACGCCTCTTTATTCGAAAGTGTCATCGatcaagcagaaaaaaatgaatttttaatcaaccaATTAGCAGAAG ATGAATTAATCACAGAAGATCCTCAGAATATAGAAGATTCGTCAAAAGTTACAGAAAACGATATGATGGAGGTGGAAAATTCACTCTTTGACGTTATCAAC agcGATGTAGCAAAATCGTCCAATAATGAAGATTCCTTCGCCTCGAAATTATCGTTAGATTTATTACTAAAATCATTCCCAACCGTCGATCCAGCTTTCGTTCATACGACTTTTAAagcaaataatttcaattattac GATACGAAAAAAGTCCTGAGTCAAATGTCGCCCGAAGTCGCAACCAATTTAACATTCAATTTGAACGACAAAGCGCGTCTAGTCGATCGAATTAAAACCAACAACGACGTACCG CTATTTGAACCCGCCACCGCAACCACTTCGTTAGCCCGCAACGAAATACTCGAACAGGTGAACAGCTACCGAGACGATGCCGCCTTCAATTACGAACAATGGCAAAAATTCAACGAACAGCTGAAAACCGCTCTTCAACGCAAACGCTACGGTGTCGCTCCTTATTACCGAGAATTA AATTCGTTTTTTCGTATGTAG